The following proteins come from a genomic window of Triticum aestivum cultivar Chinese Spring chromosome 6A, IWGSC CS RefSeq v2.1, whole genome shotgun sequence:
- the LOC123128911 gene encoding vegetative cell wall protein gp1-like — translation MAINADCRRVQASLRSSRPRPFRPSSIPSSPAGAPRPSRRHPSLAMAPPTGASPASGHSSAGSCSPAPVPASSTPSSSSSEHELHRLPPPPCSVHRLLRQIRRGPAFPASSPSPGRRAAPPETSSAVALRVLSLLVYVRRRRARSPRFRPPPRPWATSTEPAFWRDPSPASATTPEAAPPQRASSRASPQLSTPAALSSSAATPRPAKAPRQAAGGVAC, via the exons ATGGCCATCAACGCCGACTGCCGCCGCGTGCAGGCCTCGCTCCGATCCAGCCGCCCAAGACCTTTCCGCCCCAGTTCCATCCCATCCTCGCCTGCCGGAGCCCCGCGTCCCAGCCGCCGTCACCCGAGCTTGGCCATGGCGCCGCCAACCGGAGCTTCGCCCGCCTCCGGCCATTCCTCGGCCGGCTCCTGCAGCCCCGCGCCCGTCCCGGCCTCCTCCACGCCAAGCAGCAGCTCGTCGGAGCACGAGCTCCACCGG CTCCCGCCGCCGCCCTGCTCCGTTCATCGCCTTCTCCGCCAGATCCGGCGAGGCCCTGCGTTCCCAGCATCGTCCCCGTCACCAGGTCGCCGCGCCGCACCACCGGAGACCAGCAGCGCCGTCGCACTCCGTGTCCTATCCCTGCTCGTGTACGTGCGCAGGAGACGCGCCAGGTCGCCTCGATTCAGGCCTCCTCCTCGCCCGTGGGCCACCAGCACCGAGCCGGCTTTCTGGCGAGACCCCAGTCCTGCCTCAGCCACTACGCCTGAAGCCGCCCCGCCGCAGCGCGCCTCCTCGCGTGCCTCGCCCCAACTGAGCACGCCGGCCGCCTTGTCCTCCTCCGCCGCGACGCCTCGGCCCGCGAAGGCGCCTCGCCAAGCAGCGGGAGGAGTTGCGTGCTAG